Genomic segment of Borreliella spielmanii:
TTGGATATTTAAAAAGCTTAAATATTTTGGATAAACGATTTTTAAACTTTCTTAAAGAACTTAAACTAAACATAAAAATAAGTTCAATAGAAGAAGGTCGCTTGGTTTTTCCCTACACACCGGTAGTTGTGCTTGAAGGGCATCTAATAGAATTGCTATTAATAGAAGGGCTGGTTTTAAACATAATAAACTTTGAAAGTTTAATAGCAACAAAAACATCAAGAATAAAAGAATCTGGTGCAAAAATTTTAGCAGAACTTGGATTAAGAAGAGCACAAGGAATAAATGGAGCACTCTCTGCTAGCAAAGCTGCCTACATAGGGGGAGCAGACTTTACAAGCAATATGCTTGCTGGATATAACTACAATATACCAATCACAGGAACAATGGCTCATAGTTGGGTAATGAGTTTTGAAAACGAAGAACAAGCATTCAGAGAATATGCAAAAACATATCCAACCAAAGTATGCCTACTGATTGATACTTACGACACGCTTAACAGTGGATTAAAAAATGCTATTAAAATATTTAAGGAACTCAAACAAGAGGGAAAAAACAATTTTTCGATAAGAATTGACAGCGGAGATCTTGAATATTTAAGTAAAGCAGTAAGAAAAGAATTAAACCAAAATGGTTTAAGTCACGTAAAAATTATTGCATCTAATGAGCTTGATGAAAATATTATCATGTACTTAAATTCAATAAATGCTCCAATTGATATTTGGGGCGTTGGGACAAATTTAGTTACAGCAAAAGGAGATCCAAACCTTTCAGGAGTATATAAAATGATTTCTATAGAAAAAAATGGAAAATTTATACCAAAAATAAAAATATCAAATAACGCAGAAAAATCAACATTGCCTGCCCAAAAAGAAGTTGCAAGAATCTATTTAAAAGGTCAAATGATCTTTGATTTTATATTTTTAAAAGAAGAAAAAGATAAAATCAAAGATCATCTAAATTCAAGAAAAGAATTTACCATTTTTCATCCAATACAAGATAACGTTTCTAAAATTATCAATCAATATGACGATTTTGAATTTTTGATTAACACCGTATTAGAAAATGGAACACTTCACAAAGGCTATGAATCTAGTTTAAATAACATTAGAAACAAAGCCAAGCTTGACTTAAGCAAGCTTGAACATACATACAGAAGAATAATTAATCCCCACATATATAAAGTGAGCATCAGTAAAAACTTAAGAAAATTAAGAAACAAGCTCACAAAAGATAATAAAAGCAATTAATCTGTGAATATATATAAAACTAACAAAGTAAAAAAAATTTACAATAAAATTAAGGAATTAACTCAAAAGGACAATATCTTTAAAAAAGAAACACTCATTATAGTAAAAAACGATCTCTTAAAAGAAGAAATTAAAAAAACTATAGCAAGACTAAATGGGATTTCTTATAATCTAAATATTAAAAAAAATGCTATAAAAAGCATATATGAAATTTCTTTAAAAAATCCCAATATAAAAAAATATATAGAAAAGAACACTTTTTCATTTTACTTGGAAACAGAAAAATTCATTTTATATAACATATTGAAAGCTGAAAAACTAAAATACATAAAAGATTTTAAATCAACAAAGAATAGATACTTTTTTGCATCAAAAATAATAGATTTATTCCACCATTATTACTCAAAATTTTCAAAATTAATTGAAACCTGGGAAGACAATGGATTTTTATGCCAAGAAGAAAATTTAAAGCCCTACGAGAATATGCAAAAAGAACTATTTAACAAACTCTTTGAAAAACAAAAAAATATTTTAAACTTACATAAAAAAATAATTCAGGAAAAATCAACAAAAAATATAGAAATTGAAATTAAAAAAATAATATTTATTGGCAATAATAAAGAGCTTGAGAAAAAAACTCTTAATTCTTTAGAAAAAATTTTTGACTTTGAAGTGCATGTTTTAATTTTTGAAGACTTGCTCAACTATAAATCTACTCTTGTTGAAGAATTATTGTTAACAAGGACAAAAATCAACCCAATAAAATACCAAGCTTTAGAAAAAGTAGATA
This window contains:
- a CDS encoding nicotinate phosphoribosyltransferase; its protein translation is MKNLSLFTDFYEISMMNAYFIKGINPKAKFEVFFRKTPFKNGYIVLAGIHTLINELKNIHFTENEIGYLKSLNILDKRFLNFLKELKLNIKISSIEEGRLVFPYTPVVVLEGHLIELLLIEGLVLNIINFESLIATKTSRIKESGAKILAELGLRRAQGINGALSASKAAYIGGADFTSNMLAGYNYNIPITGTMAHSWVMSFENEEQAFREYAKTYPTKVCLLIDTYDTLNSGLKNAIKIFKELKQEGKNNFSIRIDSGDLEYLSKAVRKELNQNGLSHVKIIASNELDENIIMYLNSINAPIDIWGVGTNLVTAKGDPNLSGVYKMISIEKNGKFIPKIKISNNAEKSTLPAQKEVARIYLKGQMIFDFIFLKEEKDKIKDHLNSRKEFTIFHPIQDNVSKIINQYDDFEFLINTVLENGTLHKGYESSLNNIRNKAKLDLSKLEHTYRRIINPHIYKVSISKNLRKLRNKLTKDNKSN